From Equus przewalskii isolate Varuska chromosome 7, EquPr2, whole genome shotgun sequence, one genomic window encodes:
- the LOC103540195 gene encoding zinc finger protein 280B-like, with translation MEQPCTLCKEEQEPEPQKSIEETKQVDDEDAELIFVGVEHEDAELIFVGVTSNSKPVVSNILNRVTPGSCSRRKKYGHLRKDTAHKLQPVSHVTPTSETVTVLPLSESESRSTDSPVIIEPLSKPNYKNNSPQVVPNSSSELCSPLITFASSLQHQVGAALSVGGMNKSLCVSKRHSTSEVNSINSKRPKLSDGIIGGHSSASSPSGIFHTITTQQSTPSNGVHTSLSHVQDGAPFSTAFPKDNVLFKPVNPVRENRLEETDFLSLASENKTVDPKKGNLIVLLQDFYYGQHKGDEQPEQKTHTTFKCLSCLKVLKNVKFMNHMKHHLELEKQKGDSWENHTTCQHCHRQFPTPFQLQCHIESVHTTQEPSTVCKICELSFETDQVLLQHMKDNHKPGEMPYVCQVCNYRSSAFADVETHFRTCHENTKNLLCPFCLKIFKTATPYMCHYRGHWEKSVHQCSKCRLQFLTFKEKMEHKTQCHQMFKKPKQLEGLPPDTKVVIQVSLGPLQPGSVKVASVTVSTSDSEPSPSRSKSRSSKNLR, from the coding sequence atggaacaaCCATGTACGTTATGTAAGGAAGAACAAGAGCCAGAACCACAGAAGAGCATAGAAGAAACCAAACAAGTAGATGATGAAGATGCTGAGCTGATCTTTGTTGGGGTGGAACATGAAGATGCTGAGCTGATCTTTGTTGGGGTGACTTCAAATTCAAAACCAGTCGTTTCAAACATTTTGAACAGAGTCACCCCAGGTTCATgttcaaggagaaaaaagtatGGTCACCTTAGAAAAGATACTGCTCACAAATTGCAGCCTGTAAGTCATGTGACCCCTACATCAGAAACAGTGACTGTCTTGCCACTTTCAGAATCTGAATCTAGATCAACAGATAGTCCTGTTATTATTGAGCCTTTGTCTAAacctaattataaaaataattcaccaCAAGTCGTGCCTAATAGCTCTTCAGAGTTATGTTCTCCTTTGATTACCTTCGCAAGTTCGTTGCAGCATCAGGTAGGAGCAGCACTTTCTGTAGGAGGTATGAATAAAAGTCTTTGCGTATCAAAGCGGCATTCCACTTCTGAAGTAAACAGCATAAATTCCAAAAGGCCTAAACTCAGTGATGGAATCATAGGGGGACATTCTTCAGCCTCGTCCCCGTCAGGTATCTTTCATACAATTACTACTCAGCAAAGCACACCCTCAAATGGTGTTCATACCTCATTAAGCCATGTTCAGGATGGAGCACCTTTTTCAACAGCTTTTCCAAAGGATAATGTCCTTTTCAAGCCTGTAAATCCCGTTAGGGAAAATAGACTGGAAGAAACAGACTTTTTGAGTCTCGCAAGTGAAAACAAGACTGTTGATCCCAAGAAAGGAAATCTGATTGTGTTACTTCAGGACTTTTACTACGGACAACATAAAGGAGACGAGCAGCCAGAACAGAAGACTCACACAACTTTTAAATGCCTCAGCTGCTTAAAAGTTCTAAAAAATGTCAAGTTTATGAATCATATGAAGCACCATTTGGAACTTGAGAAGCAGAAGGGTGACAGCTGGGAAAACCACACCACCTGCCAGCATTGCCATCGGCAGTTTCCCACTCCCTTCCAGCTGCAATGTCACATTGAAAGTGTGCACACTACCCAGGAGCCCTCCACTGTCTGTAAAATTTGTGAATTGTCATTTGAAACAGATCAGGTTCTCTTACAGCACATGAAGGACAATCATAAGCCTGGCGAAATGCCCTATGTGTGCCAAGTTTGCAATTACAGATCGTCGGCCTTTGCTGATGTGGAAACACATTTCAGAACATGCCATGAAAACACTAAGAATTTGCTTTGTCCGTTTTGtctcaaaattttcaaaactgcAACACCATACATGTGTCATTATAGAGGACACTGGGAAAAGAGTGTTCACCAGTGTTCCAAGTGCCGGCTACAGTTTttgactttcaaagaaaaaatggagCACAAGACCCAATGTCATCAAATGTTTAAGAAGCCTAAGCAACTGGAAGGATTGCCTCCTGATACAAAAGTTGTTATTCAAGTGTCACTGGGACCTCTTCAACCAGGATCAGTGAAAGTAGCATCTGTTACTGTGAGCACATCTGATTCTGAACCATCACCCTCCAGGTCTAAAAGTAGAAGTTCAAAAAACCTCCGTTAA